The stretch of DNA CCAAATTCTTTGGTCAAACGAATGCCCTCCGGAATGGTCTCATCCATCAGCTTTTTGAGAGACGAAGCGTCAATGTCAGAAAGCATTTCGGTAGTTTGATTCTCATCCGGACCGATATGACGATGTAAAAAACGTTCTTTATCAAAGTTGATGCTCATGTAACTTAAGCCTTTATGTAGATTGTAAAATAGTGACCCAAAACAAATTTGGGGATAAAAAAATTTTATAGAGGCTGTTTCTATATCCTGAAATTAAATGGCAGAAATTACAAAAAAAGTTGCATAGTTAACACATATAACCTCCAATTAGCTGCACCGCACTCCAGTTTAGTAAACCTTTTATATAACCCCATTAAAACTCTTCCCCTAAACTAAACATCCTGTAACATCTTTTGGATTTTGAATAAACGGCCCCACTTCCTCTTTATATTTACTGTAGCAGAAAAATAGTGCGCCACAACCAATACCCTCCCCTTAAAACTACTTTGGCATTCGAGCAGAGTAATGCATAAGCCCCGGATATAGAACGTTTATTTTAGCCTTAGCTAATTTATAGTTTTTATTTACTTTATAAATTTATTTTCTTGTGTCTTAATAAATTAGAAATAAGAACTTAACTATGGAATCTTGGTTTTTAAATGATTGGTTTATTTCGCTCAGTCCCATTTACCAAAGTTTGTTCGGCGGACTTTTTACCTGGGGATTAACCGCACTGGGCGCAGCTATTGTCTTTTTTACACGCAATGTAAACCAAAAGGTGCTGGATGCCATGCTCGGCTTTGCCGCCGGGGTAATGATTGCTGCTAGTTTTTGGTCGCTGCTTGCCCCCGCTATAGATATGGCCACTGCACAGGGGATAACCGCTTGGTTACCGGCTGTTACAGGATTTCTGATGGGCGGCCTTTTTATTCGAATTTGTGATGCATATCTACCTCATTTACACCTCGGATTTCCTATGGAAGAAGCAGAAGGAATACCAACCTCTTGGAGACGCGCCACTCTTTTAGTCTTGGCTATTACCCTGCACAACATTCCCGAAGGATTAGCTATTGGCGTTCTCTTCGGAGCGGCAGCTTCGGGTATTGAAGCGGCTGGTGGAGCTACCGTAGCAAGTGCCGTTGTACTGGCTATTGGTATTGGCATTCAAAATTTCCCCGAAGGTACAGCCGTCTCGGTCCCCCTTCGGCGCGAAGGAGTTTCAGTAGGTAAAAGTTTTTGGTATGGACAACTCTCAGGCGTAGTAGAACCAATATCTGCAGTCTTTGGGGCAGCAGCAGTATTGCTCGTACAACCCATTCTACCCTATGCCCTGGCTTTTGCAGCAGGGGCTATGATTTATGTAGTCGTTGAAGAACTTATTCCCGAATCCCAGTTAAAAGGAAATACTGATATTGCTACACTGGGAACAATGCTTGGGTTTGCTATTATGATGCTTTTGGATGTAGCATTAGGATAAGTTCAAATTTGCTTTATTCCCCTGCTTGATATTTCTTGTGTCATGGTTATGAGCACCAAGAAATAACATGTACATATGAGCAGTTCTATTTCGGAAAAAAAGATACTCGTCGTCGAAGATGATATGATTATCGCACTGGCCCTAGCCCAATCCGTTAAACAATTGGGGCATGCGGTGGTTGATAAGGTAACTTCCGGTGAAGGTGCTATCAATGCAGCTTTAGAGCACAAGCCGGATCTTATTCTGATGGATATCAAACTTGAAAAAAGTATTGATGGTATTACGGCCATAAAAGAAATTAGAAAAGAGATGGAGGTAGATGTCATTTTTATCACCGGCAATTCCGACCGTCACAATTTAACACGGGCTGAGGACACAAATTTCATAGACTACCTCGTGAAACCCGTACAAAAAAATCATCTGCGACAATCCTTTTTAAAAGCGTTCTCAGAAACTGATTAAAATAATTTTTTTACCGCCCATAATTTGATTTATTGAATAGCGAACAGCAATCCAGCAATTTTTAAAGGGCATTTGGTATGGCTGCAACAAGGATTTCTTT from Fodinibius salinus encodes:
- a CDS encoding ZIP family metal transporter, translated to MESWFLNDWFISLSPIYQSLFGGLFTWGLTALGAAIVFFTRNVNQKVLDAMLGFAAGVMIAASFWSLLAPAIDMATAQGITAWLPAVTGFLMGGLFIRICDAYLPHLHLGFPMEEAEGIPTSWRRATLLVLAITLHNIPEGLAIGVLFGAAASGIEAAGGATVASAVVLAIGIGIQNFPEGTAVSVPLRREGVSVGKSFWYGQLSGVVEPISAVFGAAAVLLVQPILPYALAFAAGAMIYVVVEELIPESQLKGNTDIATLGTMLGFAIMMLLDVALG
- a CDS encoding response regulator, translated to MSSSISEKKILVVEDDMIIALALAQSVKQLGHAVVDKVTSGEGAINAALEHKPDLILMDIKLEKSIDGITAIKEIRKEMEVDVIFITGNSDRHNLTRAEDTNFIDYLVKPVQKNHLRQSFLKAFSETD